From Prochlorococcus sp. MIT 1223, the proteins below share one genomic window:
- a CDS encoding AbrB family transcriptional regulator → MPSFLNLLLYILGGASLGSLMLLTGIPAAPLLGAIIGAGLLSVSGQIEVASWPLGTKTILGIGIGTVIGTGINRETLGELQLLWKPALVITFTLLITGILVGLLISKFLGVEKVVALLGAAPGGTIGMSLVGAEFGVGAAVAALHAVRLITVLFLIPAIVNFLAPTGSVDITK, encoded by the coding sequence ATGCCTTCCTTCTTGAATTTGCTGCTTTACATCCTTGGGGGTGCTTCTTTGGGTTCTCTTATGCTTTTAACTGGGATTCCTGCAGCACCTCTTCTTGGAGCGATAATTGGTGCTGGTTTGTTAAGTGTTAGTGGCCAGATTGAGGTTGCATCATGGCCCTTGGGAACAAAAACAATATTAGGAATAGGAATAGGAACAGTAATTGGGACAGGGATCAATAGAGAAACACTTGGAGAATTGCAATTACTCTGGAAACCAGCACTAGTTATTACATTTACACTCTTGATAACAGGCATTCTCGTTGGTCTATTAATTAGTAAATTCCTTGGAGTAGAAAAAGTCGTAGCACTATTAGGTGCAGCTCCTGGAGGGACGATAGGCATGAGCCTAGTTGGGGCTGAATTTGGAGTTGGCGCAGCAGTTGCAGCTCTTCATGCAGTTAGATTAATAACAGTTCTTTTTCTGATACCAGCAATAGTCAATTTCCTTGCTCCTACAGGTAGTGTCGATATAACTAAATAA
- a CDS encoding Signal peptidase I, whose amino-acid sequence MPLKQMAKEKEEKGFLKKFGKWAPIIGVAWVLLNIIVPLALLRIPFVHKYLVALTEKLPFAIPGVS is encoded by the coding sequence ATGCCTTTAAAGCAAATGGCAAAAGAAAAGGAAGAAAAAGGTTTTCTTAAAAAATTTGGAAAATGGGCTCCGATTATTGGTGTGGCTTGGGTCCTATTGAATATTATTGTCCCTCTAGCCTTATTACGGATTCCTTTTGTCCATAAATACCTAGTAGCGCTAACCGAAAAGCTTCCTTTTGCTATCCCTGGGGTTAGTTAG
- a CDS encoding Nif11-like leader peptide family natural product precursor: MMDERYAKTHQLSVENLKAFLQEIQKNKELLKSVKEAATANEIAEIASNAGFEFSGEELKSVSNQNVSGVKVKKQDTSPSYSFGESGN; this comes from the coding sequence ATGATGGATGAAAGATACGCAAAAACACATCAATTGTCAGTAGAGAACCTAAAAGCCTTCCTACAAGAGATTCAAAAGAACAAGGAATTACTTAAATCGGTGAAGGAAGCTGCAACGGCTAATGAAATTGCTGAAATCGCTTCTAATGCTGGATTTGAATTCAGTGGGGAGGAATTGAAATCCGTATCGAATCAAAATGTTTCAGGAGTAAAAGTTAAGAAACAGGACACTTCTCCCTCCTATAGTTTTGGTGAAAGTGGAAATTAA
- a CDS encoding 2OG-Fe(II) oxygenase produces MDLIASYSNKGFEAVADGVISFFDRRKDLYRNGIAFGHSSEPAKVSTDISLVSIDRTDPESFAISEVIIRGVNAGLEKYLDERPLFRECCPEKSLFINPIFNLQRYAPGEGFKQWHCDWTVSEEATEPVKRVLAWILYCNDIEEGGTEFYWQGCHEEAKRGKLLIFPAGLSHIHRGRVNTTHVKTIATGWINAGNRDSYISRLAVS; encoded by the coding sequence ATGGATTTGATTGCTAGTTATAGCAATAAAGGTTTCGAAGCAGTTGCTGATGGAGTTATATCGTTTTTTGATCGACGTAAGGATTTATATCGTAATGGAATCGCTTTTGGCCATAGTTCTGAACCAGCAAAGGTTTCTACAGATATCAGTCTTGTTTCTATTGATCGTACTGATCCGGAATCATTCGCTATTTCTGAAGTGATAATTAGAGGTGTTAATGCTGGGCTCGAAAAGTATCTCGATGAACGCCCCCTTTTTAGAGAATGCTGTCCGGAGAAGTCTCTGTTTATTAATCCGATTTTTAATTTACAACGTTATGCTCCAGGGGAAGGATTTAAGCAATGGCATTGCGATTGGACTGTAAGTGAAGAAGCCACTGAACCTGTAAAGAGAGTATTAGCCTGGATTCTGTATTGCAATGATATAGAGGAAGGAGGCACAGAATTTTATTGGCAGGGGTGTCATGAAGAAGCGAAGCGCGGCAAACTCCTTATCTTTCCGGCTGGTTTATCGCACATTCATCGAGGCAGAGTAAATACAACACATGTCAAGACAATCGCTACGGGATGGATAAATGCAGGTAATAGAGATTCGTATATTTCTCGATTAGCTGTTTCTTAA